In the genome of Deinococcota bacterium, the window GGCTCGGGCTCGGCGAGCGCCTGCGCCACCTGCCGAGGCGGCTGTCGACGGGCGAGCGGCAGCGCGTGGCCCTGGCGCGCGCCGTCGCGCACCGGCCGGGACTGTTGCTGGCGGACGAGCCCACCGCGCACCTGGACCGTCCGCGCGCCGAGCAGGCATTGGCGCTGCTGCGCGAGACCGCCCGGGACCTGGAGGCCACGCTGCTGCTGGCGACGCACGATCCCTGGGTCGTCGGGGCCTTTGAGCGCCGCATCGAGGTGGCCCGGTGATCTTCTGGATCGGCCTGCGCAACCTGCGGGTGCGCGCGCTGGCGACGTTCCTGACGGTGTGGGTGGTGGCGCTCGCCACGGCCATCGCGCTGGTGGTGCCGCTCACCCTGCGCCAGCTCGACCGCGGCGCCACCGAGGCGGTGCAAGTTTTCGACCTGCTCGTCACCGCCAAGGGCAGCCCCACCCAGGCGGTCCTGTCGAGCCTCTTTTATCTGGACGTGCCGATCGGCAACCTTCCCTACGCGCGCTACCGCGCGCTCGCCGACGACCCGCGCACGGTCCGCGCGGTGCCGCTCGGCTTTGGCGACAACGTCCGCGGCTATCCCTTGGTCGGCACCACGGCCGAGTTCTTTTCGCTGCGCCTCGAGCAGGGCGCAGCTCCTTACTTCCGCCTGCGCCAGGGCGAGGCGTTCGCGCTCCCCTTCCAGGCGGTCCTGGGCGCTCGCGTCGCGCAGGCCATGGGCCTCGGGCTTGGCGACGCCTTCGGCACCACCCACGGGCACGTGCACATTCCCGAACTCGAGGGGGCCGCGCACGCCCATGTCCACCCCGCCACCCAGCGCGAGATTCGCGAGGAGATCCGGCGCCTGCAAGCTCAGGTGGGCGAGGCTGGGGACGAAGCCCAGCGCCTCGATTTGCGCCGGCAGCTGCGCAGCGAGCTGGCGCGCCTCCACCAAGACGCCGGGGTGCCCGCGGGCGACGATTGGACCGCGGGCCTCCAGCACGCCGAGGAGTACACCGTGGTCGGCGTCCTCGAGCCGACCGGCGGCCCCGTCGATCAGGCGGTCCTGGTCGACCTCGAGTCGCTGTGGCTGGTCCACGGCCAGTTCGACCCGGCGAGCCGCGGCGTCACCGCCATCCTCTACACCGCCGAGCGGCTGAGCGACTACTACGCGGTCGCGCAGGAGGTGAACGCCAGCCCGGACGCGCAGGCGGTCTTCACCGGCGCGGTCTTCGCGCAGCTGCGCGGCTTCGTTTCGCAGGGCCAGGCGGCCTATGCGGCGCTCTCGCTCCTGGTCTTGGTCTTGGCGGCCCTCACCATCTGGCTCAACCTCTACGCGGGCGCGCTCGAGCGCCGCAGGTCGGTGGCGCTGTTGCGCACCCTGGGGGCGAGCCGCCCGCTCATCTTCACGCTGGTCTTGCTCGAGACGGCCCTCACCATCGGCCTTGGCCTCGCCTTGGGCGTCGGCCTCAGTTACGGCTTCGCCGCCTTGGGCGGGAGTGTGCTCGGCGCGGCACTCGGTTTCGTCTTGCCGCCGCCGGACTTTGAACCGGCGCTCGTCGGGCGGGTGCTGCTGCTCTTGCCGCTCGGACTCCTCGCGGCGCTCATTCCGGCGTACCAGGCGACGCAGGAAAGCCCGCTCGATTACCTGTGAGTCGATTACCTGTGAGCCGGTTACCCGTGAGCCGATTACCCATGAGCCGATTACCCGTGAGCCGTGGCCTGGAGGGCGCGCGCGGCAGGGTACTGCTGTGGTTGCTGGCGGGGTTTTTCGGCTTTGCGCTCGCGCAGACGCCGGACGAAGGCTACGCCGAAGGCCGAATCGTGGGCGCCGACCACGAGTTGCGGGTAGCGGTCGTGCGGCTTGCCGGCGGCGATGTGGTGCAGGCCGAGCTCGGCGCGGCCGCTGGGGCGACGGGCCTGCCCGAGTTTCAGGCGGGAGAGCGCGTCGAGCTCTACTACCAGCGCGATCAAGGCGGCGCGCGGCGCTACCTCGTGTCGGACTGGGTGCGCCGCCCGAGTCTCTACTGGCTGGTGGGCCTCTTTCTGGTCGTGGCGGTGGTGGTCGCGCGCGCCAAGGGCTTGCGCGCCTTCATCTCGACGGCGTGCAGCCTGGCGATTGCGGTGGGCTTCGTGGTGCCGGGGATCCTCGCGGGCTACAGCCCGGTGCTTGTCTCGCTCTTGGGCGTCGGGACGATACTGGTCTTGGCGATCTACTTCGTGCACGGCGTCTCCTGGAGCACGACCGCGGCGCTCGTCGGGACCTTCGCGGCGGTCGTCGTCACCATGGCGATCGGGCTCTACTTCGTCGACCTGGCGCGGCTGACGGGCTTCGGGAGCCACGAGGCTATCTACATCAACCTCGCGGCGGCGCAGGTCAACCTCAAGGGCATGATCTTGGCGGGGCTCTTGATAGGCGCGCTCGGAGCGCTCACCGATATCACCATCGTGCAGGCCAGCGTGGTGCGCGAGCTCGCCCACGCCAACCCGCGTTTCGGCATGCGCGCGCTGTACGCGCGCGCGATGAACGTCGGCCTCGACCATATCGGCTCGCTCGTCAACACGCTGGTGCTCGCCTACACCGGCGCCGCGCTGCCCCTCCTGGTCCTCTTGCGGTTGCAGGCGACCAGCCTGCCGCAGGCGCTGAACGTCGAGCCGGTCGCGGTGGAGGTGGTGCATACCCTGGTCGGCTCGATCGGGCTGATCCTGGCGGTTCCCCTGACGACCTTCATCGCGGCCTTCTTGTTTCGCGGCGACCGGCTGCCGCTGAGGCCCGGAGAACTCGAGCATGCGCATCATCACTGAACCGGCCGCCGAGCTCGCCAAGGCCCGCGGGGCGCGGGAAGATCATCAAGACCGGATGTTTGACGGGACCGGGTGTTTGACGGGACCGGGGTTTGACAAGGGCAACGCCGTTTTTTTATACTCTTTTTAAGAGAGTTTTAAAAAGCGGCAGCTGTAGCGCCAGAGGTGAGGACCGGCATATCGTGAAGCCTATGAAGATGGAGCCTTTACAAAACGGTCATGTGCGCGAGCTGAACCGGCTGAGCGTCTACCGCATCCTGCAATCGAACCGGAAGCTCAGCCGCGCCGACATCGCCCGGGCCACGCTCCTGAGCGCTCCTACCGTCGCCAGTATCGTCCAGGGATTCGTCGCCGCCGGCCTAGCGGCCGAGGTCGGCCAGGCCTACTCCGCCGGGGGGCGGCCGGCGCAACTCGTGCGCTTCGTCTCGGACGCCCGCCACGTCCTCAGTTTGGACCTGAGCGGCAACCACGCGCGCGGTGCGGCCATCGATCTGCTGGGTGCGGTGCAGGGCAGCTTCGACGGCCCAAAACTTGCCCCCGGCTCGGAGAACGCGCTCTTCACCTGGTTGGGTGAGGTTCTTTCGCGGCACAGCCGGACGGGCACCAACATCGCCAGGCTGGCGGTCGCCGTTCCCGGCGTCGTGGCGCCTCGGAGCGGCCATGTCCGCCTCGCCCCGGCCCTGGGCTGGGACGACTATCCCCTTGCCGAAAAGCTCCACCGGGAAACCGGGCTGGAGGCGGTGCTCGAGAACGACGTCAACGCCCTGGCGATCGCCGAGCTCCACTACGGCAGCGGCCGCCACCACCACCACGTCCTCTACGTCGCCATCGGCAGCGGCATAGGCGCGGGCCTGGTCATCGACGGGCGGCTCTACCGCGGTGCCGACTCCGCCGCCGGCGAGATCGGCTACAGCATACTGCCGCACGTCGCGGTGCCCGCCAAAATAAATCTGGGGATTCCTGGCCCCCTCGAGCAGCACCTGCTCGAGCTCATTCCCGCTTTCAGCGATTCCGCCGGTCATCTCCAGCTCGAGGGGGCGGCCTCGCGGCAAGCCTTCGAGACCTTCGCCGACGACCTCGGTTTGATCCTTCACAACCTCACTTGCCTGCTCAACCCGGAACTGGTGGTGATCGCCTGGCCTATAGGCGCCGAACGGCTCATCGCGCGGCTGCAGGCAGGCTGGCGCTCGCCGCTCTCCCTCAAGATCGCTCCCGCTGCGCTCGGCCCGGACGCCGCCCTGCGCGGGGTGGCGCGCCTGGCGCTCGACGGGCTCGAGCAGGAACTCTGCGCCTCGCGCGCGCCGGCAGGAGGTGAGCATGCTCTGGCATACGGTTTATAGAGACAAGGTGCTGATGCCCGACTACGCCTTTGCCGGCAAGCACCTGGCCTATCACCTGCTCGACGCCATGACCGCCCACGTCCGCACCGTGGGGCGGCTGCCGGACGCCTGGGTGCAGGAGAACCGCGCTAAAATCGGCGCGCTCGAGCACGCCCTGGCGCGGCTTCGCCAGGAAGCCGTGCCCGCCTACGCGCCCGAGGTGCCCGACCTCTACTTCGCCTTTAGCGCCTGGCTCGAGGCCGAGCTGGGCCCGGAGGCGGTGAGCTTTTTGCGGCTGGGGCTGAGCCGCAACGACCTCGACATGACCGTCTACAAGATGCGCACCCGCGAGCTTCTCCTCACCCTGGGGGGCCAGCTGTGCGGGCTCCGCGCCGAGGTGCTGGGCAAGGCCGAAGCCCACCTGGACACGCTGCTTATCGCCCACACCCACCACCAGCCGGGACAGCCGACCACGGTGGCACACTATCTGGCGGCCATCGACGGCGTGCTCGAGCGCGATCTCGAGCGGCTGCTGGCCGCCTATGGTCGGCTCAACACCTGTCCCTTGGGCTCGGCCGCGCTCGCCGGCAGCTCCTACGCGCTCGACCGCGCCTACACCGCCGGGCTCCTCGGCTTCGCCGCCCCGGTCGCCAACTCTTATGACGCGGTGGCCTCGTCCGACTGGCAGGTCGAGTTCGTAAGCGTGGTGCAGAGCGTGGCCCTCAACCTCTCGCGCCTGGTCTGCGATCTCATCTCGTGGACCTCGCAGGGGCTCTTCGAACTTCCCGACACGCTGGTCCAAGGCTCCTCGATCATGCCGCAAAAGCGCAACCCCATCGCGCTCGAGCACGCCCGCACCCGCTTCTCGAGGGCCCTGGGCGGAAGCCAGACGGTGCTCTACTCGAGCCACAACATTCCCTACGGCGACCTCAACGACTTCGGCCCCGACATCCAGGGCGCGATCATGTCGCTCTTTATCCAGTTCGAAGGAGGGGTCGCCCTGCTCACCGCCTGCGTGGCCGAGGGCGACTTCGACCGTCGGAGGTTGGCGGAGCTGGCGCGCGCCACCGACACCACCGCGACCGAACTCGCCGATTGGCTCACCCAGCGCCACAAGCTGAGCTTTCAGCAGGCTCACCGGCTGGTGGGCCTGCTGGTAAGGGAGCTGAGGACGCTCGGCAGAACCCCGCAAAGCGCCACGCCCGAAGACCTGTCTGCCCTCGGCGGCC includes:
- a CDS encoding YibE/F family protein, whose protein sequence is MSRLPVSRGLEGARGRVLLWLLAGFFGFALAQTPDEGYAEGRIVGADHELRVAVVRLAGGDVVQAELGAAAGATGLPEFQAGERVELYYQRDQGGARRYLVSDWVRRPSLYWLVGLFLVVAVVVARAKGLRAFISTACSLAIAVGFVVPGILAGYSPVLVSLLGVGTILVLAIYFVHGVSWSTTAALVGTFAAVVVTMAIGLYFVDLARLTGFGSHEAIYINLAAAQVNLKGMILAGLLIGALGALTDITIVQASVVRELAHANPRFGMRALYARAMNVGLDHIGSLVNTLVLAYTGAALPLLVLLRLQATSLPQALNVEPVAVEVVHTLVGSIGLILAVPLTTFIAAFLFRGDRLPLRPGELEHAHHH
- a CDS encoding FtsX-like permease family protein, coding for MIFWIGLRNLRVRALATFLTVWVVALATAIALVVPLTLRQLDRGATEAVQVFDLLVTAKGSPTQAVLSSLFYLDVPIGNLPYARYRALADDPRTVRAVPLGFGDNVRGYPLVGTTAEFFSLRLEQGAAPYFRLRQGEAFALPFQAVLGARVAQAMGLGLGDAFGTTHGHVHIPELEGAAHAHVHPATQREIREEIRRLQAQVGEAGDEAQRLDLRRQLRSELARLHQDAGVPAGDDWTAGLQHAEEYTVVGVLEPTGGPVDQAVLVDLESLWLVHGQFDPASRGVTAILYTAERLSDYYAVAQEVNASPDAQAVFTGAVFAQLRGFVSQGQAAYAALSLLVLVLAALTIWLNLYAGALERRRSVALLRTLGASRPLIFTLVLLETALTIGLGLALGVGLSYGFAALGGSVLGAALGFVLPPPDFEPALVGRVLLLLPLGLLAALIPAYQATQESPLDYL
- a CDS encoding ATP-binding cassette domain-containing protein, which gives rise to LGLGERLRHLPRRLSTGERQRVALARAVAHRPGLLLADEPTAHLDRPRAEQALALLRETARDLEATLLLATHDPWVVGAFERRIEVAR
- a CDS encoding ROK family transcriptional regulator — its product is MEPLQNGHVRELNRLSVYRILQSNRKLSRADIARATLLSAPTVASIVQGFVAAGLAAEVGQAYSAGGRPAQLVRFVSDARHVLSLDLSGNHARGAAIDLLGAVQGSFDGPKLAPGSENALFTWLGEVLSRHSRTGTNIARLAVAVPGVVAPRSGHVRLAPALGWDDYPLAEKLHRETGLEAVLENDVNALAIAELHYGSGRHHHHVLYVAIGSGIGAGLVIDGRLYRGADSAAGEIGYSILPHVAVPAKINLGIPGPLEQHLLELIPAFSDSAGHLQLEGAASRQAFETFADDLGLILHNLTCLLNPELVVIAWPIGAERLIARLQAGWRSPLSLKIAPAALGPDAALRGVARLALDGLEQELCASRAPAGGEHALAYGL
- a CDS encoding argininosuccinate lyase produces the protein MLWHTVYRDKVLMPDYAFAGKHLAYHLLDAMTAHVRTVGRLPDAWVQENRAKIGALEHALARLRQEAVPAYAPEVPDLYFAFSAWLEAELGPEAVSFLRLGLSRNDLDMTVYKMRTRELLLTLGGQLCGLRAEVLGKAEAHLDTLLIAHTHHQPGQPTTVAHYLAAIDGVLERDLERLLAAYGRLNTCPLGSAALAGSSYALDRAYTAGLLGFAAPVANSYDAVASSDWQVEFVSVVQSVALNLSRLVCDLISWTSQGLFELPDTLVQGSSIMPQKRNPIALEHARTRFSRALGGSQTVLYSSHNIPYGDLNDFGPDIQGAIMSLFIQFEGGVALLTACVAEGDFDRRRLAELARATDTTATELADWLTQRHKLSFQQAHRLVGLLVRELRTLGRTPQSATPEDLSALGGPALAVAEIQEALDPLAFVRRRSGLGGPAPEVVHKHIQQARHRLGETRDQLKELQAHLKEARAFLLMTPGKDTV